From one Atribacterota bacterium genomic stretch:
- a CDS encoding carbohydrate ABC transporter permease codes for MRALKKLKVLNDLIAIMLVIVVVVLMVWPFLYIFLSSFKSMREIMLRATLLPKDFTLRNYRTLVFARTPVRDFSRFLYNSFVVSLATALCTLVVASISGYSISRNTRLKRGFTTRLLLLLYVFPTVILLVPLYKAFASLGLYDNLVSLVIVYTALAVPFCAWLLVSFFDSIPRDIEESASIDGASSTVIFGRIILPLAAPGLVTAGAYSFITAWGEYMFALVLINSNLKKTGPLGLATFAAEQYIEWGPLLAGAILIMLPVFLLFVPISGYFIKGFTAGAVKE; via the coding sequence ATGCGAGCATTGAAAAAACTCAAAGTCTTAAATGATCTTATTGCTATCATGTTGGTTATCGTCGTTGTCGTGCTTATGGTTTGGCCCTTTTTATATATTTTTCTCTCGTCTTTTAAGTCAATGAGGGAAATCATGTTGAGGGCAACTTTGCTGCCCAAGGATTTTACGCTCAGGAATTACAGAACACTCGTTTTTGCGCGAACGCCTGTACGGGATTTCTCGCGATTTCTCTACAATAGTTTTGTCGTCTCTTTGGCTACAGCGCTGTGCACTTTAGTGGTGGCCTCAATTAGTGGGTATTCGATTTCTCGGAATACGAGACTCAAAAGGGGTTTTACTACTCGGTTGTTGCTCCTTCTATACGTTTTTCCTACTGTTATACTCCTTGTTCCACTTTATAAGGCATTCGCATCACTTGGGCTCTACGATAACCTTGTTTCGCTGGTTATTGTGTATACTGCCTTAGCCGTTCCTTTTTGTGCCTGGCTCCTTGTTTCCTTTTTTGACAGCATTCCTCGAGATATCGAAGAGTCGGCAAGCATAGATGGAGCGAGTTCAACTGTCATTTTTGGGCGCATTATTTTACCGCTCGCGGCTCCAGGTCTTGTAACAGCGGGGGCTTACTCCTTCATTACTGCTTGGGGTGAATATATGTTTGCCTTAGTGCTGATTAATAGCAATCTGAAAAAGACAGGCCCACTTGGTTTGGCGACCTTTGCTGCCGAGCAGTATATAGAATGGGGCCCTCTCCTTGCCGGTGCTATTTTGATTATGCTGCCGGTGTTTCTTCTTTTTGTTCCCATTTCTGGGTATTTTATTAAAGGGTTTACTGCTGGGGCGGTGAAAGAGTGA